A stretch of Pangasianodon hypophthalmus isolate fPanHyp1 chromosome 9, fPanHyp1.pri, whole genome shotgun sequence DNA encodes these proteins:
- the LOC117598065 gene encoding CD276 antigen homolog, which yields MTSVFSICIVLGSMCVCLLSAESEITVSGQVGSTAVLPCELQRVGTETPYIRWRIESEIVFERSGEESDQGEGYEDRVDVPEEELRKGNCSLVLRNLSLTDAGVYTSYQIVRHTERSAIPKTEEISRVNLSVYEKPPEKRTEIPTDDAGMKCPHPPIMVLSLISCLLLQFFFA from the exons ATGACCTCCGTTTTTTCCATTTGCATCGTATTGggctccatgtgtgtgt GCCTCCTCTCTGCAGAATCTGAGATCACTGTATCTGGCCAAGTGGGGTCTACAGCTGTCCTGCCGTGTGAACTGCAGCGTGTAGGCACTGAAACACCGTATATTAGGTGGCGCATCGAATCTGAGATTGTGTTTGAGCGATCGGGTGAGGAGAGCGATCAGGGTGAGGGATATGAGGACCGTGTGGACGTCCCTGAAGAAGAGCTGCGTAAGGGGAACTGTTCCTTAGTGTTGCGCAATCTGTCACTTACTGATGCAGGTGTCTACACGAGCTACCAGATAGTGAGACACACCGAGAGATCTGCCATTCCAAAAACAGAAGAGATTAGCCGTGTTAATCTCTCAGTCTATG aAAAACCTCCTGAAAAGAGAACTGAAATTCCCACAG aTGATGCAGGAATGAAGTGTCCTCACCCACCGATCATGGTCTTGTCCCTCATATCATGTTTACTCCTCCAGTTCTTCTTTGCGTAA